The Phoenix dactylifera cultivar Barhee BC4 chromosome 9, palm_55x_up_171113_PBpolish2nd_filt_p, whole genome shotgun sequence genome window below encodes:
- the LOC103697385 gene encoding LOW QUALITY PROTEIN: putative D-cysteine desulfhydrase 2, mitochondrial (The sequence of the model RefSeq protein was modified relative to this genomic sequence to represent the inferred CDS: inserted 2 bases in 2 codons; deleted 1 base in 1 codon) → MLCRLAAPRLLSAKLHIHRRRPPMSSLSASLLEREWMLPSPAAPIQKISLSKPPQSQRPQGFTPSHFSYSNEPRPALGAEAIGAREQTPSFYVVRDDLLHPLVNGNKARKLDALLPILQRYSATDVVTCGGCQSAHTAAVAVCCAERGIRSHLLLRGEQPEVPTGYNLISLMYGRTTYIARPVYAQRKEMLLQHAGQVAGSRGSVVWVDEILGKDCYNSNLEVLIRLRVEEGSRRVVIVNEGAGSVAALLGVIRLVRYLSQTHLFGTKQQIRIVVDAGTGTTAVGLALGVILLGLPWKVTAVMLADPIERYKEREKCLTSNFKRFGPVKFSEISVGGIGDGTLQWVERSHPRKFGKVLKGEIEVCXQIAQQTGILVDPVYXLAAWEQAILHPLEELEKDAKVVMLHTGGTLGMFGLAQRYKPYFTT, encoded by the exons ATGTTGTGTCGGCTCGCCGCGCCGCGGCTTCTCTCCGCAAAACTCCACATCCACCGTCGCCGTCCTCCCATGAGCTCCCTCTCGGCGTCGCTCCTCGAGAGGGAGTGGATGCTACCCTCCCCGGCCGCCCCAATCCAGAAGATATCCCTCTCGAAGCCCCCTCAATCCCAGCGGCCACAAGGATTCACTCCATCTCACTTCTCCTACTCGAACGAACCCCGTCCAGCTCTAGGCGCTGAAGCCATTGGCGCGAGAGAACAAACCCCATCCTTCTACGTGGTCCGCGACGACCTCTTGCATCCATTGGTGAATGGCAACAAGGCCAGGAAGCTCGACGCCCTGCTCCCAATTCTCCAACGGTACTCAGCCACCGACGTT GTCACATGTGGAGGATGCCAGAGTGCTCATACAGCAGCTGTTG CTGTCTGCTGTGCGGAGAGGGGAATAAGGTCCCACCTTCTCCTAAGGGGGGAACAACCGGAGGTACCAACTGGCTACAACCTGATATCTTTGATGTATGGTCGCACGACCTACATAGCGCGGCCGGTCTATGCGCAGAGGAAAGAGATGCTTCTTCAGCATGCCGGTCAAGTAGCAGGAAGCAGGGGTTCTGTTGTGTGggttgatgaaattcttggaaAGGACTGTTATAATTCAAACCTGGAGG TCTTGATCAGGCTGAGGGTTGAAGAGGGTTCGAGAAGAGTGGTGATTGTCAATGAAGGTGCAGGA AGTGTGGCAGCATTATTAG GTGTTATCCGGCTTGTGAGATACCTTTCTCAAACACATTTATTTGGAACAAAGCAGCAAATTAGAATTGTTGTAGATGCTGGCACTGGAACAACAGCTGTTGGTTTAGCCTTGGGAGTCATATTGTTAGG ACTTCCATGGAAAGTAACTGCAGTCATGCTTGCTGATCCCATTGAAAGgtataaggaaagggaaaaatgCCTAACATCCAATTTCAAGAGGTTTGGTCCTGTGAAATTTTCCGAGATATCAGTAGGTGGAATTGGTGATGGTACTCTGCAATGGGTCGAACGTTCTCATCCAAGAAA ATTTGGAAAGGTTTTGAAAGGGGAAATTGAGGTAT GACAAATTGCACAGCAAACTGGCATACTTGTGGATCCTGTCT CCTTGGCTGCTTGGGAGCAGGCTATTCTTCATCCACTTGAAGAACTTGAGAAGGATGCCAAAGTGGTGATGCTCCATACTGGTGGCACCCTTGGCATGTTTGGATTGGCTCAAAGATACAAACCTTACTTCACTACTTGA